The nucleotide window CAGCTTCAGGGATATACGATGCACTCTGAAAGACCGGGTCACAGAATGTATGAGCAATACCACCCGCTTGGAGTAGTAGGAATTATTACAGCATTCAACTTTCCGGTAGCCGTATGGTCATGGAATACAGCGTTGGCATGGATCTGTGGTAACGTTACCATCTGGAAGCCATCTGAAAAAACACCGCTTTGTGCTATTGCCTGTCAGAATATTATGACTGAAGTTTTAAAGGAAAATAACCTTCCTGAAGGAATTTCAAGCGTACTGGTATCAGACCACGAAATCGGACAGAAATTAGTAGACGATAAAAGAGTTGCCCTTGTTTCTTTCACAGGATCTACAAGAGTTGGAAGAATGGTTTCTTCCAAAGTGGCAGAAAGATTCGGAAAGTCTATTCTTGAATTAGGAGGAAACAATGCGATTATCATTACAAAAGAAGCAGATATCGATATGTCGATCATCGGAGCTGTTTTCGGAGCGGTAGGAACCGCAGGACAGAGATGTACTTCAACAAGAAGACTGATTATCCATGAAAGTGTATATGACGAAGTAAAAACAAGACTGGCGAAAGCTTATGGTCAGCTGAAAATCGGAAATCCTCTGGATGAAACCAATCATGTAGGTCCGTTGATTGATACTGATGCAGTGAATCAATATGAAGCAGCCATCAAGAAATGTAAAAAAGAAGGTGGAAAATTTGTTGTAGAAGGCGGAGTATTATCTGGGAAAGATTACGAATCCGGATGTTATGTGAAGCCTTGTGTGGCAGAAGTGAAAAACTCTTATGAGATTGTTCAGCATGAAACTTTTGCACCAATCCTATATCTTATCAAATATAAAACATTAGAAGAAGCGATCGCTATTCAGAATGATGTTCCTCAGGGATTGTCTTCTGCAATCATGACCCAGAATTTAAGAGAGGCAGAATTATTCCTTTCTCATGCTGGTTCAGACTGTGGTATTGCCAACGTTAATATCGGAACATCAGGTGCTGAAATCGGAGGAGCTTTCGGTGGTGAGAAAGAAACCGGAGGAGGAAGAGAATCCGGATCAGATGCCTGGAAGTACTATATGAGAAGACAAACCAATACTATAAATTATACCACGCAACTTCCTTTAGCACAGGGGATTAAATTTGATTTATAAAAGCATAGCTTTAAAGTAATTAAAAACAAAAAAATTAATAACCTGAATGATTAAATGCTTCATTCCTGGATCATTTAATCATTCACTTATTAAATCACACTACAATTTATTATGGAACAAACATTAGATATAAAAGTAAATAAAGTTAAAGAAACAGTAGGAAGACATATACTAGCTGACGGCTTCGATTTTGTGATGGATATTGAAAAATCACACGGTTCATGGCTATATGATAAGCTTACAGACAGAGAATACCTGGATATGTTTTCTATGTTTGCATCGGCGTCTATCGGATACAACCATCCTTATCTTGTTGAAAGATCAGAATGGCTGGGAAGAATGGCTGTGAACAAACCTACTTTGGCTGACGTTTATTCAGAAGAATATGCCCATTTTCTTGAAGTATTTGAAAGGGTTGTTATACCAGAAGAATTACAATATGCTTTCTTTATCGAAGGAGGAACGTTAGGCGTTGAAAATGCGATGAAAGCATGCTTCGACTGGAAAACCCGCAAAAACTTTGAAAAAGGACTTGATACTGAAGCCGGAATCTGTATCCATTTCAAACAGGCTTTTCACGGAAGAAGCGGTTATACTTTAAGCTTAACAAACACTGCTGATCCAAGAAAATACCAATATTTCCCTATGTTCAACTGGCCGAGAATTTTAAACCCGAAATTAAAATTCCCGATTACAGAAGAGAACCTTGAAGAAACCATCAAAAACGAAAACCTTGCTTTGCTTCAGATTGAAGAGGCTATCCTGATGCACCCGGATAAAGTGGCTTGTATTATCATAGAGCCTATTCAGGCAGAAGGAGGTGACAACCATTTCAGAGACGAATTCTTATTGGGATTAAGAAGAATCTGTGATGACAACGAAATCTTACTTATTTTTGATGAAGTTCAGACAGGGATTGCCATTACGGGAAAAATGTGGGCTTTCCAGCATTTTACAGCAAAACCGGATATTATTTCTTTCGGGAAAAAAGCGCAGGTTTGTGGTGTCCTTGCCAACAAAGAAAAATTTGATCAGGTTCCGAACAATGTTTTCAGAGAAAGCTCCAGAATCAATTCAACATTCGGAGGGAATTTTATTGACATGCTGCGTTTTCAGCTTGTTATGGAAGTGATCGAAAAAGAAAACCTTGTGGAGAATGCAAGGGTTGTTGGAGACTTCCTGTTGGAAAGTTTAAAAGCTCTTGCTGAAAAATATCCAGAAAAAATTTCAAATGCAAGAGGAAGAGGATTGATGTGTGCGATCGATCTGCCAACGGCAGAACAAAGAAACCACCTGATGAACGAGCTTTTCAAAGATGGATTGATCATCCTTCCTTGTGGAGATCAGTCTCTTCGTTTCAGACCTCATCTGAATGTTACGAAAGAAGAAATCCAGCTTGCTTTAGATAAAATTGAGAGCAATATTAATAAAATTTAAAACCTGGAATTTGTAATTTTAAAAAAAACGTTGTACATTTAGATACTCAAACATTTAGAAATATGGAAAGAAGTACGAGAGTATCAGTTTATGAAAGTGATAACCCTTCAGAAATTCAGTTGGTTAAATCTAAATTGGATGACGCACAGATTACAAATACGGTTGAAAACAACTATCTTACATTTACTACAACACCCACAGCAACTTCGCTGAAAGTAATGGTAGATCTGGAAGATGAATCCAA belongs to Chryseobacterium gleum and includes:
- the amaB gene encoding L-piperidine-6-carboxylate dehydrogenase: MSKKVKDFGIEKTLRNLGIKEENKGTSVGGKYFASGKVIESFSPVDGKLIAKVKTSGESDYDKVIETAQKAFQEFRLIPAPKRGEIVRQLGLKLREYKDDLGKLVSYEMGKSLQEGLGEVQEMIDICDFAVGLSRQLQGYTMHSERPGHRMYEQYHPLGVVGIITAFNFPVAVWSWNTALAWICGNVTIWKPSEKTPLCAIACQNIMTEVLKENNLPEGISSVLVSDHEIGQKLVDDKRVALVSFTGSTRVGRMVSSKVAERFGKSILELGGNNAIIITKEADIDMSIIGAVFGAVGTAGQRCTSTRRLIIHESVYDEVKTRLAKAYGQLKIGNPLDETNHVGPLIDTDAVNQYEAAIKKCKKEGGKFVVEGGVLSGKDYESGCYVKPCVAEVKNSYEIVQHETFAPILYLIKYKTLEEAIAIQNDVPQGLSSAIMTQNLREAELFLSHAGSDCGIANVNIGTSGAEIGGAFGGEKETGGGRESGSDAWKYYMRRQTNTINYTTQLPLAQGIKFDL
- the lat gene encoding L-lysine 6-transaminase; the encoded protein is MEQTLDIKVNKVKETVGRHILADGFDFVMDIEKSHGSWLYDKLTDREYLDMFSMFASASIGYNHPYLVERSEWLGRMAVNKPTLADVYSEEYAHFLEVFERVVIPEELQYAFFIEGGTLGVENAMKACFDWKTRKNFEKGLDTEAGICIHFKQAFHGRSGYTLSLTNTADPRKYQYFPMFNWPRILNPKLKFPITEENLEETIKNENLALLQIEEAILMHPDKVACIIIEPIQAEGGDNHFRDEFLLGLRRICDDNEILLIFDEVQTGIAITGKMWAFQHFTAKPDIISFGKKAQVCGVLANKEKFDQVPNNVFRESSRINSTFGGNFIDMLRFQLVMEVIEKENLVENARVVGDFLLESLKALAEKYPEKISNARGRGLMCAIDLPTAEQRNHLMNELFKDGLIILPCGDQSLRFRPHLNVTKEEIQLALDKIESNINKI
- a CDS encoding DUF2007 domain-containing protein, yielding MERSTRVSVYESDNPSEIQLVKSKLDDAQITNTVENNYLTFTTTPTATSLKVMVDLEDESKAFEIIDAYLQQSENQ